In [Mycobacterium] stephanolepidis, the genomic window CGCAGGCCAGCAGGATCGGGCTGAATCCGATGAGGAGCAGGAGCGCGCCGATCCGGTCGAAGAGAACCTTGTGCAGCCGGGACGCACCCTCGTACTGGGGCTCGGCGAGATGGATCAGCGGCACCGAACCGGCGGGCCGCACCCGGACCCGCGGCTGGTCGACGTCGAACACACCCGGCGCTACCAGCAGATTGACGCCGATCTCGCTGAGACGCCAGGCGAGTTCACGCATCTTCTCCGGGCCAAGCTGTTCGGTGGCCGTCACCGCCACCGTGTCCGCGCCGGCCTCCAGCACCGCCGCGACGATGCGGTCCTCGGCGCCCAGGATCGGGATGACCCGGTCGATGACCTCGATGTTCTGGCCCGGTGCACCCAGGTATCCGGGGACGCACACGCCCACCACGCGGTATCCGAGCGCGGTGTCACGCCCGAAAGCCTCGGCAAGGTTGAGCGCCGCGGCGTCACCGCCGAGCACCACCACCCTGAAAATCTGCTTACCGCGTGCACGCTGTCGGTTCAGCCAGGTCCGGCTGAGCTTGCGGTTGAGCAGCAGGAACACGATCCCGACGATGAGCGCCATCCCCAGCGCGAAACGCGAGACGTTGAATTTGAACAGCACGCTGACAATGGCGAAGAGACCGAACATGTGGAATGTCGCGCGCAGCACCCGCTGGTATTCCTCGCCGCCGCTGCCCATGAGGTGCAGATCCCTGCTGCGGTACACCCCGAGCAGCAGCGCCCAGTAGCAGAAGAAGCCGATCCGGATCCACAGCTCGACAGGAGTCATCGGATCCGTCGCGTTACGCAGTTCGACCCCGGTCCAGCCGGCACCCGCCACGATGGCGGTGTCGGAGA contains:
- a CDS encoding sugar transferase, which translates into the protein MVAVNEGSSATTRLRGRIGSVRRPRRSSSAVGQTSAGHRAARWGEQYSRWLLISDTAIVAGAGWTGVELRNATDPMTPVELWIRIGFFCYWALLLGVYRSRDLHLMGSGGEEYQRVLRATFHMFGLFAIVSVLFKFNVSRFALGMALIVGIVFLLLNRKLSRTWLNRQRARGKQIFRVVVLGGDAAALNLAEAFGRDTALGYRVVGVCVPGYLGAPGQNIEVIDRVIPILGAEDRIVAAVLEAGADTVAVTATEQLGPEKMRELAWRLSEIGVNLLVAPGVFDVDQPRVRVRPAGSVPLIHLAEPQYEGASRLHKVLFDRIGALLLLIGFSPILLACALAVKLESRGPVFYSAERIGVRSKPFRMIKFRSMVADADQMVAALLAQNDGAGPLFKMREDPRVTVVGRFLRRTSLDELPQLINVLRGEMSLVGPRPPLRREVEEYTDVIKRRLLVKPGMTGLWQVSGRSDLPWDEAVRLDLSYVENWSMVSDVSILWRTFRAVARSDGAY